The nucleotide sequence ATGCATCTATCGGACATCGTCGGTTCTCAGAGAAGCCATCACGAGACCAAGACCGGGATACTTTCCCGGTTTGCGTTGGCGGAATCAGGTGACCGCGTGGGTTTTCAGTTGGTCAAAATAGGACTGCCAAGTCTGGTGTTCGCGACCGGCGGCCGCCAGGAAATCACTGGGATTGTCGACTGCTCCGTTTCGGATGCCCTCGTAGATCCCCGCAATGATATTTCCCATGAATTCCCCTAGTTCGTCGACACGGTCCTTGCGATATTCATCCACGGACATCGCCCGATAGCTCAGATTCGTTCCAAAGGCAGCGTTCAGATAGTCAGCCAACTGTTGCTGGGTGATCGCTTCGCCGTGCAGGTTATAAGTTTGGCCGTCGTGTTTGGATTTCGTTAGCATCCGTGCGTACGCATAAGCCAGTTCCGGTCGCGTCGTGTAGCCGCATTGACCGTCACCGGCGCAGTTCGCGATTTCGCCACGTTGCTTGTACGTGTCGATGTATTCGACATCCGGTTCGATGTAGATTCCGTTGCGACCGATCACCCAGCGCAATCCGCTTTCGCGCACATCCGTCTCGGTCTGTCGGTTGCTGTGAACGACGGGCGAAAACGCGGTCGATTGTTCGGCTCCCTGAATACTGGTGTAAACCAGCTTCTGAACCCCCGACTGCTTGGCGGCTTCGATCACGTTGCGATGTTGACCGATGCGTTTATCCGGCGCGTCCATCCCTGAAACCAACAGAACCGCATCGATGCCCTGTAGTGACTGTTTCAAGTCATCGGGTTTCTCGTAATCTCCGGGGCGGATTTCGATTCCCAACGATTCGGCTTTGGAGGGTGTCCGCGCCAAGCCGATCACGTTAACGGGTCCGACGATTTCAGCGGCGGCCCGAACGATGGCACCGCCCAGTTTTCCGCTAGCGGAGGTGACTGCGATTTTCGTCATGGGGTTGTCCTTTTCTTGACTGGATCGTGCCGGAAACACCACGGAACCGCTTGGTTAAGCGATCCGACCGTGGCCGTGTCACCGCCCCGAAAGCAATGCCAGGGAGACCGACTAAGGCTTCGTCGTTCCGAGACTCCCGCGACATTGTCATCACAGCCCAGCAAACAGTACGCCAAACGAATTTCGGCATTCTGATCGCCAGACCGGCATTGGCCGCCACAGCCCTTATGTGTACAATGCACACACCCACGAGTCAACCGCCACCCGGCGTCAGCAACAGCGTAGAACTTCAGTCATTCCCAAGGTCAAACCGCATGGCGAATCAACAGCGTCCGGGATTCTTGATCAGCCGTTTGGCGTATCTGTTTCGGCTGCGCATCGAACAAGTGCTGGCGGAAAACGATTCGGAACTCTCCTCCGAGGAATCCGCGTTGTTGATGGTGTTGGTGGAATCGGGCAAACCGCTTCGCCGCGGCGAGTTTGCCGAGATCATGCTGCGGGACAAAACCACGATCACTCGCCAGCTGGACGGATTGGTCGCCAAAGGGCTGGTGAAGCGACAGAAAGACCCTCAGGACGGCCGAGCCGTTCTGATTTCACCGACGGCTAAGGGGAGACGTCAGATTGAGCGGCTGTTGCCACCGTTTCGCCAATTGCGGGAGAGCCTGAAGGACGGGCTGACCATGCAAGAATGGAAGATCGCGATGAAGGCGATGCATCAGATGAAAGACAATCTGATTGCGATGGAAAAGACGGCCGACTGATAAACGGCAGTGTCACTTGCGAACTCGCCGCATTACGTTCACCTACAGAACCTGAATACCGATTTAGAACGATACGACCATGTGCCACAGAAAAGCGTAGGCCCAAGCGTCGATCCCTTGCCAAGACGACTGGACCACGGATTCGTCACCGGTCATTTCCGGCCATTCTTGTCGAACGTTTGCCCATGGTTGGACAACGCCGGCGGGACGATCGGACTGGTCGTGAATGAATCGTCCGTCGGCAGGTCTTGCGGCGATCGATTCTACCGGCATGCCGCCCGAGGACTGGGAATAGGTTCCAAAATCACGAAAAGTCTCGGTCATGATCCGCAGATTTTCGATGCTTGTATCGTTCTGCATGATCGCGCCCGCGTCGGCAATGTAGCCACCATCGACGGCGACCTCGGCGATCACTTTTTTGCAGTACCGGCGGACTTCGTCAGCATCCGCAAAGCTGAGCAACCGATTAGGGATCCCGCCGCTGATTGCAAACTTGTGGCCGAGTTTCTTCTTGGCTTCAAAGACGTCATCTTGGTCGCAATGAACAATGATGCTGCCGGCGGGTAACTCCAAGAAAGCGTCCCAGTGATGATGCCATTTGCCTTCGGCATAGAACAGGGTTTGATGCCCATCGGCCCACAGTTCTTCGATGATCGGTTTCAGTGTTGGCCAATAGAACCGGTCAAACTGGTCTTGATTGATCAGTGGCACGCAACCGCGGTGCATCCAAATCGTGACGGGCAACACGCGATCGGGGTCTGCGGACGCTTTGGCGACTTCCAACATATGCGGCATCAAGGCTTCGACGGCCGCCATGACTTCGGCCGGGCGTTCAAATAAGTCGTATGTCATCCCCAGATAGCCGCGAAACTTGTCAGCGATGATATCAAACGGACTCTTCAAGATGCCGCAGATCGCGGCGGGAGTTTGGCATTCGACGCGCAGTTGCTGGACCGCTTGCCCCAGTGCGTTGAAGTACTGCATGACTGCCATGCCGCCTTTCAACCACGCCAGGTTATTTTCCGTGGTGTTGGATTGGCCAGGCCCGCA is from Crateriforma conspicua and encodes:
- a CDS encoding MarR family winged helix-turn-helix transcriptional regulator, whose protein sequence is MANQQRPGFLISRLAYLFRLRIEQVLAENDSELSSEESALLMVLVESGKPLRRGEFAEIMLRDKTTITRQLDGLVAKGLVKRQKDPQDGRAVLISPTAKGRRQIERLLPPFRQLRESLKDGLTMQEWKIAMKAMHQMKDNLIAMEKTAD
- a CDS encoding uroporphyrinogen decarboxylase family protein; this encodes MNDDSYAERLQRYRVAMANGTPDRIPIRPFVAEATATIAGMTCQDVTQDYEKAFEAVRVATKQFGWDAVVPNMVYVWGLIPQLMGTRYLAIPGVGLDANNCFQYKEPSEDQAWMRSDEYQALAADPTGFLLETWIPRTQSRVCGPGQSNTTENNLAWLKGGMAVMQYFNALGQAVQQLRVECQTPAAICGILKSPFDIIADKFRGYLGMTYDLFERPAEVMAAVEALMPHMLEVAKASADPDRVLPVTIWMHRGCVPLINQDQFDRFYWPTLKPIIEELWADGHQTLFYAEGKWHHHWDAFLELPAGSIIVHCDQDDVFEAKKKLGHKFAISGGIPNRLLSFADADEVRRYCKKVIAEVAVDGGYIADAGAIMQNDTSIENLRIMTETFRDFGTYSQSSGGMPVESIAARPADGRFIHDQSDRPAGVVQPWANVRQEWPEMTGDESVVQSSWQGIDAWAYAFLWHMVVSF
- a CDS encoding SDR family oxidoreductase — translated: MTKIAVTSASGKLGGAIVRAAAEIVGPVNVIGLARTPSKAESLGIEIRPGDYEKPDDLKQSLQGIDAVLLVSGMDAPDKRIGQHRNVIEAAKQSGVQKLVYTSIQGAEQSTAFSPVVHSNRQTETDVRESGLRWVIGRNGIYIEPDVEYIDTYKQRGEIANCAGDGQCGYTTRPELAYAYARMLTKSKHDGQTYNLHGEAITQQQLADYLNAAFGTNLSYRAMSVDEYRKDRVDELGEFMGNIIAGIYEGIRNGAVDNPSDFLAAAGREHQTWQSYFDQLKTHAVT